A genomic window from Rhodococcus sp. KBS0724 includes:
- a CDS encoding arsenate reductase ArsC, whose translation MSDKPSVLFVCVHNAGRSQMAAGFLNHLAAGSIEVRSAGSAPAESINSAAVEAMAELGIDISDQTPKILTADAVQNSDVVITMGCGDTCPVFPGTSYRDWVLDDPAGAGIDAVRPIRDKIKAQVQALVDELTASPV comes from the coding sequence ATGTCCGACAAGCCCAGCGTTCTGTTTGTGTGCGTCCACAATGCCGGCCGGTCACAGATGGCGGCCGGTTTCCTGAATCATCTCGCCGCTGGTTCCATCGAGGTTCGCTCAGCCGGATCCGCTCCTGCCGAGAGCATCAATTCCGCTGCGGTCGAGGCAATGGCAGAGTTGGGTATCGATATCTCCGACCAAACTCCGAAGATTCTCACCGCCGATGCAGTGCAGAATTCGGATGTTGTCATCACGATGGGTTGCGGTGATACATGCCCGGTCTTCCCGGGTACAAGCTACCGAGACTGGGTTCTCGATGATCCGGCCGGAGCGGGTATCGACGCCGTCCGACCTATCCGGGACAAGATCAAGGCCCAGGTACAGGCACTTGTCGACGAACTCACAGCCTCACCGGTCTAG
- the arsB gene encoding ACR3 family arsenite efflux transporter, translating to MSTAATTENPPVVGKLSTLDRFLPVWIGVAMVAGLLLGRWIPGLNSAIEKVQIDGISLPIALGLLIMMYPVLAKVRYDRLDTVTGDKKLLAGSLFLNWILGPALMFALAWLMLPDLPEYRTGLIIVGLARCIAMVIIWNDLACGDREAAAVLVAINSVFQVIMFTVLGWFYLSVLPGWLGLEQTTIDTSPWQIAKSVLIFLGIPLLAGFLSRFFGERSKGRDWYDNTFIPRISPWALYGLLFTIVVLFSLQGEQITSQPWDVVRIALPLLAYFALMWGGGYILGATMGLGYERTTTLAFTAAGNNFELAIAVAIATYGATSGQALAGVVGPLIEVPVLVGLVYVSLALRKRFAVQSISPAS from the coding sequence ATGAGCACCGCCGCCACAACCGAGAATCCCCCAGTTGTGGGAAAGCTCTCCACACTCGACCGATTTCTACCGGTGTGGATCGGTGTTGCCATGGTCGCGGGACTGCTACTGGGTCGCTGGATTCCCGGCTTGAACAGTGCCATCGAGAAGGTGCAGATCGACGGCATCTCGTTGCCGATCGCGTTGGGCTTGCTGATCATGATGTACCCGGTACTCGCGAAGGTCCGCTACGACCGCCTCGACACGGTCACCGGCGACAAGAAACTCCTTGCCGGATCGCTGTTCCTGAACTGGATCCTCGGGCCTGCGTTGATGTTCGCCCTTGCCTGGCTGATGCTGCCCGACCTTCCTGAATACCGAACCGGCCTGATCATCGTCGGCCTTGCCCGATGTATCGCAATGGTCATCATCTGGAACGACCTGGCCTGCGGAGACCGTGAAGCTGCTGCGGTCCTGGTTGCCATCAACTCGGTGTTCCAGGTGATCATGTTCACGGTGCTCGGCTGGTTCTACCTATCCGTTCTCCCCGGGTGGCTCGGCCTCGAGCAGACAACGATCGACACATCCCCGTGGCAGATCGCCAAGTCCGTGCTGATCTTTCTCGGCATCCCGTTGCTCGCCGGCTTCCTGTCCCGCTTTTTCGGCGAGCGGTCAAAGGGTCGAGACTGGTACGACAACACGTTCATTCCCAGGATCAGCCCGTGGGCGCTCTACGGCCTGCTGTTCACTATCGTTGTCCTGTTCTCGCTGCAAGGCGAGCAGATCACGTCGCAGCCGTGGGACGTTGTCCGCATAGCGCTTCCCCTACTGGCGTACTTCGCCCTGATGTGGGGCGGCGGCTACATCCTCGGTGCCACAATGGGATTGGGATACGAACGCACTACCACACTCGCATTCACCGCAGCGGGAAACAATTTCGAATTGGCGATCGCCGTTGCCATCGCCACGTACGGCGCCACGTCCGGCCAAGCACTCGCCGGTGTCGTCGGCCCGCTGATCGAGGTACCGGTGCTGGTCGGCTTGGTTTACGTCTCGCTTGCCCTACGTAAACGCTTTGCCGTCCAATCCATTTCACCCGCATCTTGA
- a CDS encoding helix-turn-helix transcriptional regulator: MSNQDVPESDACCTPLVREPLTEDWAGDLARMFKALGDPVRLRLLSLVASHKGGEACVCDISDTFDLSQPTISHHLKVLRQAGLLDCERRGTWVYYWVVPAALQQLSAVLLVEGSPADGCVEVTA; encoded by the coding sequence ATGTCGAATCAAGACGTGCCGGAATCCGACGCGTGCTGCACCCCGCTCGTCCGCGAACCCTTGACCGAAGACTGGGCCGGCGACCTGGCCCGGATGTTCAAGGCACTCGGCGACCCCGTGCGACTACGCCTGCTGAGCCTGGTGGCCAGCCACAAGGGTGGAGAAGCCTGCGTCTGCGACATCTCCGACACCTTCGACCTGTCTCAGCCGACCATCTCGCATCACCTCAAGGTCCTGCGCCAGGCCGGGCTGCTCGACTGCGAGCGACGTGGCACATGGGTGTACTACTGGGTTGTTCCCGCTGCATTACAACAGCTTTCAGCGGTCCTCCTGGTCGAAGGATCCCCCGCAGACGGATGCGTCGAGGTCACCGCATGA
- a CDS encoding metalloregulator ArsR/SmtB family transcription factor — MTSLQTPTVRVGNSAPGQIGSNLLEQTDADTYAQWFACLAEPMRVRLLHRVASATGGITVGALAEALGIGQPTVSHHLRKLADVGFVDLRKDGTSTVVAMSPTCCVALPQPADILMGVLAPRPCCPTDLPDDVTVRVMTDNDWDAVLRIYGEGIDTRNATFATEVPSRAQLDAQWLPKHRWVAIIEDVVVGWATLSRVSERDCYRGVAENSVYVADGMRGRGAGKALLRKQVMSADDDGLWTLQTSIFPENRASISLHHSAGFRTIGIREKIAQLDGVWRDTVLLERRSATEPA, encoded by the coding sequence ATGACTTCACTGCAGACCCCGACGGTGCGCGTCGGCAATTCGGCTCCGGGTCAGATCGGTTCGAATCTCCTCGAACAGACTGACGCCGACACGTATGCGCAGTGGTTCGCCTGCCTGGCCGAACCGATGCGGGTCCGACTCCTGCACCGCGTTGCGAGCGCTACCGGCGGGATTACCGTCGGTGCTCTCGCCGAAGCTCTGGGGATCGGACAACCGACGGTCTCTCACCACCTGCGCAAGCTCGCGGACGTGGGGTTCGTAGACCTGCGAAAGGATGGAACCAGCACTGTCGTGGCAATGAGTCCGACCTGCTGCGTCGCCTTGCCGCAGCCGGCCGACATCCTCATGGGGGTTCTTGCACCGCGACCTTGCTGCCCGACCGACTTACCCGACGACGTCACCGTGCGGGTGATGACCGACAACGACTGGGACGCAGTACTGCGGATTTACGGCGAAGGTATCGACACCCGTAACGCCACCTTCGCCACCGAGGTCCCCAGTCGTGCACAACTCGATGCGCAGTGGCTACCGAAACATCGATGGGTAGCGATCATCGAGGATGTCGTCGTGGGATGGGCGACCCTGAGCCGGGTCTCCGAGCGGGACTGCTACCGCGGGGTTGCCGAGAATTCCGTCTATGTCGCCGACGGGATGCGTGGCCGAGGTGCCGGAAAAGCGTTGCTACGCAAGCAGGTTATGTCCGCCGACGACGACGGCCTCTGGACCTTGCAGACCTCGATCTTCCCCGAGAACCGTGCGTCCATCTCGCTACACCACTCCGCAGGTTTCCGGACGATCGGCATCCGCGAGAAGATCGCCCAACTCGACGGCGTCTGGCGTGACACCGTCCTCCTCGAACGCCGATCAGCGACCGAGCCCGCCTAG
- a CDS encoding FAD-dependent oxidoreductase, whose translation MDELPVVVIGAGPIGLAAAAQLRERGLTPLLFERGDVAGAAISEWNHVRLFSRWSELVDPAARRLLEQEGWNSPDADTYPTGQQWRRLYLEPLATALGDAVQFGTEVIGIARRGRDLVVDDGRDSEPLSIHIRRTDGFEDRIFARGVVDASGTWGTPNPLGGEGLPALGEKAAGDAITYRVPDLDEKSARARFAGKHTVIAGSGHSALTAIVALAGLGVEGTRITWVVRRGSVGSAFGGGESDELPARGALGLRAKKAVDDGLLTVVTGFRTASVESARNGQITVISDAGTRIENVDNVVALTGFRPDLSWLSEIRLGLDPVLQAPTQLAPLIDPNVHSCGTVYPHGAKELRHPEPGVYLAGMKSYGRAPTFLAMTGYEQVRSIAAELAGDHAAAARVELILPETGVCGGAGVFDEPDTAETEGGCCGAPAPQLISLSGRAGSANSCG comes from the coding sequence ATGGATGAGCTACCTGTTGTCGTGATCGGAGCCGGGCCGATAGGTCTCGCTGCGGCCGCGCAGCTGCGCGAGCGTGGATTGACGCCGCTGCTGTTCGAACGCGGCGATGTAGCGGGCGCGGCGATATCCGAATGGAATCACGTGCGGCTGTTTTCGCGTTGGTCCGAACTTGTCGACCCCGCGGCTCGGCGTCTGCTCGAGCAGGAGGGGTGGAACTCGCCCGACGCCGATACTTACCCGACCGGGCAACAGTGGCGTCGGCTCTACCTCGAGCCGCTCGCTACTGCGCTCGGCGATGCGGTTCAATTCGGCACCGAGGTGATCGGGATCGCCCGACGTGGCCGCGACCTGGTAGTCGACGACGGCCGAGACTCCGAACCCCTCTCGATTCACATCCGTCGCACTGACGGGTTCGAGGATCGCATTTTCGCTCGCGGCGTCGTCGATGCTTCGGGGACCTGGGGAACGCCCAATCCTCTTGGCGGGGAGGGTTTGCCGGCGCTCGGTGAGAAGGCGGCCGGGGATGCGATCACGTATCGCGTTCCCGATCTCGACGAAAAGTCGGCCCGCGCACGGTTTGCGGGAAAGCACACCGTCATCGCGGGTAGTGGTCATTCGGCGCTGACGGCGATCGTCGCGTTGGCCGGGCTCGGGGTGGAAGGCACCCGAATCACGTGGGTGGTCCGGCGGGGGAGTGTCGGTTCCGCGTTCGGTGGTGGCGAATCTGACGAACTGCCAGCTCGCGGCGCACTCGGACTACGTGCAAAGAAGGCTGTCGACGACGGACTCCTCACTGTGGTCACCGGATTCCGCACCGCGAGTGTGGAATCCGCGCGGAACGGTCAGATAACGGTGATCTCCGATGCCGGTACCCGGATCGAGAACGTCGACAATGTCGTTGCACTGACCGGCTTCCGTCCAGACCTGTCCTGGCTCTCGGAAATTCGCCTCGGCCTCGACCCTGTACTGCAGGCGCCGACACAGCTTGCGCCGCTCATCGACCCGAACGTCCACTCCTGCGGCACCGTGTATCCCCATGGTGCGAAGGAACTTCGGCATCCCGAACCGGGCGTGTACCTGGCCGGGATGAAGAGCTACGGTCGCGCGCCGACGTTCCTGGCCATGACCGGTTACGAGCAGGTTCGCAGCATCGCCGCGGAACTTGCCGGTGATCACGCCGCCGCCGCTCGGGTGGAGTTGATCCTCCCGGAAACCGGAGTCTGCGGTGGTGCAGGCGTTTTCGACGAACCCGATACTGCGGAAACCGAAGGCGGTTGCTGCGGCGCCCCCGCTCCGCAGCTGATCTCGCTCTCCGGCCGCGCCGGTAGCGCCAATTCCTGCGGATAG
- a CDS encoding MFS transporter has product MTTVEDPPAGLAPSGLRRVLVALCLTEITSWGILYYAFPVLSVSISRDTGWSTTVIVAAFSVSQLVAAVVGIPVGRVLDRRGPRWVMTAGSVLAVPALVVVATAETVPVFFVGWVIAGVSMGAVLYPPAFAALTRWYGDGYVKALMILTLAAGLASTVFAPIAATLVERFDWRTTYLVLALVLAVITVPGHVWGLRGGWPDPIRQVGAQPDGYRKATGSPAFLALALALAAGSFAASAAVFNLVPLLVERGFSSALAALTLGLGGAGQVIGRIFYLPLAAKTSVRVRTVSVIAATGLSAAWLGLASSMIALIGITIGAGLVRGIFTLIQATAVTDRWGGEHYGRLSGIVSAPIVIVMALGPWAGTVLSTWSGSYANAYLILGAVGVVAAAIGVASIPVAGGAAAVAPD; this is encoded by the coding sequence ATGACCACTGTCGAGGATCCGCCTGCCGGCCTGGCCCCTTCCGGGCTGCGGCGGGTCCTGGTGGCGCTGTGCCTGACCGAGATCACCAGCTGGGGAATTCTGTACTACGCGTTTCCCGTTCTGTCGGTATCGATTTCGCGTGACACCGGATGGTCGACGACCGTGATCGTCGCGGCATTCTCCGTCAGTCAGCTCGTCGCCGCGGTGGTCGGTATCCCGGTCGGACGGGTCCTCGATCGCCGTGGCCCGAGATGGGTGATGACTGCGGGTTCCGTGCTCGCGGTGCCCGCATTGGTTGTCGTCGCGACCGCTGAGACCGTGCCAGTGTTTTTCGTTGGGTGGGTAATCGCAGGTGTTTCGATGGGTGCGGTGCTTTACCCACCGGCGTTCGCCGCGCTGACCCGCTGGTACGGCGACGGTTATGTCAAAGCGCTGATGATTCTGACCCTTGCCGCCGGTCTGGCCAGCACCGTTTTTGCGCCCATTGCTGCCACCCTGGTGGAACGGTTCGATTGGCGCACAACCTACTTGGTTCTCGCGCTGGTTCTGGCCGTCATCACCGTCCCCGGGCATGTCTGGGGTTTGCGGGGTGGGTGGCCCGACCCGATTCGTCAAGTCGGGGCGCAACCTGATGGTTATCGCAAGGCCACCGGCAGTCCCGCCTTCCTTGCGCTCGCCCTTGCCCTCGCTGCCGGTTCGTTCGCCGCGTCCGCCGCGGTGTTCAATCTCGTGCCGTTGTTGGTCGAACGAGGTTTCAGTTCTGCTCTCGCCGCGCTCACGCTCGGATTGGGCGGCGCCGGTCAGGTCATCGGTCGCATCTTCTACCTGCCGCTCGCTGCAAAGACCAGTGTCCGCGTGCGGACCGTATCCGTCATCGCCGCCACCGGATTGAGCGCCGCCTGGCTGGGACTCGCAAGCTCGATGATCGCTTTGATCGGCATCACGATCGGCGCTGGACTGGTCCGCGGTATCTTCACCCTGATCCAGGCCACCGCCGTCACCGACCGATGGGGAGGCGAGCACTACGGTCGGTTGAGCGGAATTGTGTCCGCGCCGATCGTCATTGTCATGGCGTTGGGTCCGTGGGCCGGCACCGTGCTTTCCACGTGGTCCGGGAGTTACGCCAACGCCTACCTGATTCTCGGAGCGGTCGGCGTTGTTGCTGCCGCGATCGGTGTCGCAAGCATTCCGGTAGCCGGTGGGGCGGCTGCGGTCGCTCCTGATTGA
- a CDS encoding VOC family protein, with amino-acid sequence MTLTLGMITFDSLDPGPLARWWAEQLGGTVAQENDGWFYIVEVPGASTNFAFQKVPDPTAGKNRIHLDLGSEDLDAEVSRLIAAGASEHHRENMDGFRWVTLTDPDGNQFCVSGAHS; translated from the coding sequence ATGACACTGACTCTGGGAATGATCACATTCGACAGCCTTGATCCGGGTCCACTCGCGCGCTGGTGGGCCGAGCAGTTGGGCGGCACCGTCGCACAGGAGAACGACGGATGGTTCTACATCGTCGAGGTTCCCGGCGCGTCCACCAATTTTGCATTCCAGAAAGTCCCGGATCCCACGGCCGGAAAGAACCGAATCCACCTCGATCTGGGCAGCGAGGACCTCGACGCCGAAGTGTCGCGGCTGATAGCTGCCGGCGCATCGGAGCACCACCGCGAGAACATGGACGGATTCCGCTGGGTCACACTGACGGATCCCGACGGCAATCAGTTCTGTGTGTCCGGCGCCCACAGCTGA
- a CDS encoding M18 family aminopeptidase, with the protein MTSHPSLTGADATGLCSFVDSSPSPFHVCATVASQLAANGFVELQETQAWPSEPGRYFLVRGGSLIAWSTDAVGDSAPFRIVGGHTDSPNLRVKQHPDLTSAGWQMVGLEPYGGALLNSWLDRDLGISGRLSVRVGNTVEQKLVRIDDPILRVPQLAIHLSEDRKGVTLDPQRHVNGIWGVGTKPKSFIGFVADRAGVAESSVLGWELMTHDLAPSAVVGLGKELVSAPRLDNQGTCYAGTQALLAAVESPSDFVPVLALFDHEEVGSMSDRGAFSDLLNTVLERIVLGRGGGRGEFLQAMAGSVCASGDMAHATHPNYPERHEPAHRIEINGGPVLKVNQNLRYATDAAGAGEFALACDQAGVPLQRYVHRADLPCGSTIGPITASRTGLSTVDVGAPQLAMHSARELMGAADITMYADALGAFLTPRS; encoded by the coding sequence ATGACTTCCCACCCTTCTCTGACCGGGGCCGACGCTACGGGTCTGTGCAGTTTCGTCGATTCGTCGCCGTCGCCGTTCCACGTGTGTGCAACTGTGGCGTCGCAGCTCGCAGCCAACGGATTTGTGGAACTCCAGGAGACTCAGGCGTGGCCGTCGGAGCCGGGACGGTATTTCCTGGTACGCGGCGGTTCGCTGATCGCGTGGAGCACCGACGCAGTCGGTGATTCCGCGCCGTTCCGCATCGTCGGCGGTCATACCGACAGCCCGAACTTGCGGGTGAAGCAGCATCCGGATCTCACATCGGCGGGCTGGCAGATGGTGGGCCTCGAGCCGTACGGCGGAGCTTTACTGAACTCGTGGCTCGACCGCGATCTCGGTATTTCCGGTCGGTTGAGTGTCCGGGTGGGAAACACCGTGGAGCAAAAGCTGGTTCGCATCGACGATCCGATTCTTCGTGTCCCACAGTTGGCGATCCATCTGTCCGAGGATCGCAAGGGCGTCACTCTGGACCCGCAGCGCCATGTCAACGGAATCTGGGGTGTGGGTACAAAGCCCAAGTCCTTCATCGGATTTGTCGCCGATCGGGCCGGAGTTGCCGAATCATCCGTTCTGGGTTGGGAGTTGATGACTCACGACCTGGCCCCTAGCGCTGTGGTGGGCCTGGGCAAAGAGCTCGTCAGCGCGCCGCGCCTCGACAATCAGGGCACGTGCTACGCCGGTACACAAGCACTTCTGGCCGCGGTCGAGTCGCCGTCGGATTTTGTTCCGGTCCTTGCACTCTTCGATCACGAAGAGGTGGGCAGCATGTCAGACCGCGGCGCCTTCTCGGATCTGCTCAACACGGTCCTCGAACGAATTGTGTTGGGCCGCGGTGGTGGTCGCGGTGAATTCCTGCAGGCAATGGCAGGTTCGGTGTGCGCGTCAGGCGACATGGCACATGCGACGCATCCCAACTACCCCGAACGTCACGAACCCGCGCACCGCATCGAGATCAACGGTGGGCCGGTACTCAAGGTGAACCAGAACCTGCGATACGCGACGGATGCTGCCGGCGCCGGTGAGTTCGCGCTCGCCTGCGACCAAGCGGGAGTTCCGTTGCAGCGCTACGTGCATCGGGCCGATCTGCCGTGCGGTTCCACGATCGGACCGATCACCGCATCACGTACCGGGCTGTCCACCGTTGACGTCGGGGCACCTCAACTCGCGATGCACTCGGCACGAGAGTTGATGGGCGCCGCCGACATCACGATGTATGCGGACGCTCTCGGTGCGTTCCTTACACCGAGGAGCTAG
- a CDS encoding Dyp-type peroxidase: MPQDVRQSGVAAQSQSVTTPLTPAAIFLVATVNPGGENTTRALLADVAGLQRSVGLRVPGSGLDVVTSIGSDVWDRLFAGPRPALLRPFTALQGDVHHAPSTPGDLLFHIRAMSMDACFEVARQITKRLHGAATVVDEIHGFQYFENRDLIGFVDGTENPSGRAAIAAVTVGDEDPDFSGGSYVHIQRYIHKMREWEAITVDEQERVIGRTKLEDIEMSKDVMPANSHVALNAIKDEDGNSLEILRANMPYGRLGDDEIGTFFIGYCATPAITERMLENMFLGSPRGNYDRLLDFSTAVTGSMFFTPTTEFFEKLPASPC, translated from the coding sequence ATGCCACAGGATGTGCGTCAGTCCGGCGTCGCGGCTCAATCCCAGTCGGTGACGACCCCGCTGACTCCCGCCGCGATTTTCCTGGTGGCGACGGTAAATCCCGGTGGGGAGAACACAACGCGCGCGCTGCTCGCCGACGTGGCCGGCCTGCAGCGGTCCGTGGGTCTGCGCGTTCCCGGTTCCGGTTTGGATGTGGTGACCAGCATCGGTTCGGACGTCTGGGATCGTTTGTTCGCCGGTCCGCGGCCTGCATTGCTGCGCCCGTTCACTGCTCTGCAGGGAGACGTCCATCACGCGCCGTCGACGCCCGGAGATCTGCTTTTCCACATTCGCGCGATGAGCATGGACGCGTGCTTCGAGGTAGCTCGTCAGATCACGAAACGCCTGCACGGCGCGGCCACAGTTGTCGACGAGATTCACGGTTTCCAGTACTTCGAGAACCGCGACCTCATCGGCTTCGTGGACGGAACCGAGAACCCGTCGGGTCGCGCTGCGATCGCGGCGGTGACCGTCGGCGACGAAGATCCCGATTTCTCGGGCGGTAGCTACGTCCATATCCAGCGATACATCCACAAGATGCGCGAGTGGGAAGCGATCACGGTCGACGAACAGGAACGGGTGATCGGCCGCACCAAACTCGAAGACATCGAGATGTCCAAGGACGTCATGCCGGCCAACTCACACGTCGCGCTCAACGCGATCAAGGACGAGGACGGCAACTCTCTCGAAATCTTGCGTGCCAACATGCCGTACGGACGCCTCGGCGATGACGAGATCGGCACATTCTTCATCGGGTACTGCGCCACTCCCGCCATCACCGAGCGCATGTTGGAGAACATGTTCCTCGGCTCACCGCGCGGCAACTACGACCGCCTTCTCGATTTCTCGACAGCGGTGACGGGTTCGATGTTCTTCACCCCGACCACCGAGTTCTTCGAGAAACTCCCGGCCAGCCCCTGCTAG
- the purL gene encoding phosphoribosylformylglycinamidine synthase subunit PurL, translating into MSAHQVDTVTHASADPDAAQPFKELGLKDDEYARIKEILGRRPTDAELAMYSVMWSEHCSYKSSKVHLGYFGKTTTDEMRANMLAGIGENAGVVDIGDGWAVTFKVESHNHPSYVEPYQGAATGVGGIVRDIMAMGARPIAVMDQLRFGAADAPDTRRVVDGVVRGVGGYGNSLGLPNIGGETVFDESYAGNPLVNALAAGVMRVEDLHLAFASGAGNKIILFGARTGLDGIGGVSVLASATFDGDGGGRKKLPAVQVGDPFTEKVLIECCLDLYQAGLVVGIQDLGGAGLSCATSELAAAGDGGMHINLEKVPMRATGMTPAEVLSSESQERMCAVVTPENVDAFMEVCKKWDVLATDIGEVTDGEHLTISWHGETVVDVPPRTVAHEGPVYHRPVERPATQDALIANTTAGLKRPETDEELEATLLKMIASPALCSRKWITEQYDRYVRGNTVLAENADGGVIRIDEKTGRGIALSTDASGRYTALDPYTGAQLALAEAFRNVAVTGATPKAVSNCLNFGSPEDPGVMWQFQQAVRGLADGCATLGIPVTGGNVSFYNQTGTTAILPTPVVAVLGVIDDVHRRIPTGLGLEPGETLILLGDTHDEFDGSIWSQVEHGHLGGVPPKVDLAREQLLADILLASSRDGLVTAAHDLSEGGLAQAVVEAALAGETGCRILIPEGADPFVTLFSESSGRVLVAVPRTEETRFTGMCTARGLPWTRIGVVDEGSDSVEVQGHFSVTMAKLREAFEGTLPALFG; encoded by the coding sequence GTGTCTGCTCACCAGGTCGATACCGTCACGCACGCATCGGCTGATCCCGATGCCGCTCAGCCGTTCAAGGAGCTAGGTCTCAAGGACGACGAATATGCTCGCATCAAGGAGATCCTGGGCCGCCGTCCCACGGACGCCGAACTGGCGATGTACTCGGTGATGTGGAGCGAGCACTGCTCGTACAAGTCCTCCAAGGTCCACCTCGGATACTTCGGCAAGACCACCACCGACGAGATGCGCGCCAACATGCTGGCCGGTATCGGTGAGAACGCCGGCGTCGTCGATATCGGTGACGGCTGGGCAGTCACGTTCAAGGTCGAGAGCCACAACCACCCGTCGTACGTCGAGCCATACCAGGGTGCGGCTACCGGCGTCGGCGGCATCGTCCGCGACATCATGGCCATGGGCGCTCGCCCGATTGCCGTCATGGATCAGCTGCGTTTCGGCGCTGCTGACGCCCCCGATACTCGTCGCGTCGTCGACGGTGTTGTGCGCGGTGTCGGTGGATACGGAAACTCCCTCGGCCTCCCCAACATCGGCGGCGAGACGGTCTTCGACGAGTCCTACGCAGGCAACCCGCTGGTCAACGCCCTCGCAGCCGGCGTCATGCGCGTCGAGGATCTGCATCTGGCTTTCGCTTCGGGTGCGGGCAACAAGATCATCCTGTTCGGCGCACGCACCGGTCTCGACGGAATCGGCGGCGTCTCGGTTCTCGCGTCGGCGACGTTCGACGGAGACGGTGGCGGACGTAAGAAGCTGCCCGCGGTTCAGGTGGGCGACCCGTTCACCGAGAAGGTACTCATCGAGTGCTGTCTCGACCTCTACCAGGCCGGCCTCGTTGTCGGTATCCAGGACCTCGGCGGCGCCGGACTGTCCTGCGCCACCTCCGAGCTGGCCGCAGCCGGTGACGGCGGCATGCACATCAACCTCGAAAAGGTTCCGATGCGCGCCACCGGCATGACCCCGGCCGAGGTGCTCTCCAGCGAATCGCAGGAGCGCATGTGCGCCGTGGTCACCCCCGAGAACGTCGACGCGTTCATGGAGGTTTGCAAGAAGTGGGACGTCCTGGCCACCGACATCGGCGAGGTCACCGACGGTGAGCACCTCACCATTTCCTGGCACGGCGAGACCGTCGTCGACGTTCCGCCGCGCACCGTCGCTCACGAGGGCCCGGTCTACCACCGTCCCGTCGAGCGTCCGGCCACCCAGGACGCGTTGATCGCGAACACGACCGCAGGCCTCAAGCGTCCCGAGACGGACGAAGAACTCGAAGCCACCCTGCTGAAGATGATCGCTTCGCCTGCTCTGTGCAGCCGCAAGTGGATCACCGAGCAGTACGACCGCTACGTCCGCGGCAACACCGTTCTGGCCGAGAACGCCGACGGCGGTGTCATCCGCATCGACGAGAAGACCGGCCGCGGAATCGCCCTTTCCACCGACGCTTCCGGCCGGTACACCGCGCTCGACCCGTACACCGGTGCGCAGCTCGCTCTCGCCGAGGCATTCCGCAACGTGGCAGTCACGGGCGCAACGCCCAAGGCCGTCTCCAACTGCCTCAACTTCGGTTCCCCCGAGGATCCGGGCGTCATGTGGCAGTTCCAGCAGGCCGTTCGCGGTCTCGCCGACGGCTGCGCCACACTCGGAATCCCGGTCACCGGCGGCAACGTCAGCTTCTACAACCAGACCGGAACCACGGCGATCCTGCCGACGCCAGTGGTTGCCGTCCTCGGTGTGATCGACGACGTTCATCGCCGCATCCCGACGGGCCTCGGACTCGAGCCCGGCGAGACGCTGATCCTGCTCGGCGACACCCACGACGAGTTCGACGGTTCCATCTGGTCGCAGGTCGAGCACGGCCATCTCGGTGGCGTGCCGCCGAAGGTCGACCTCGCGCGTGAGCAGCTGCTCGCCGACATCCTGCTCGCTTCGTCGCGTGACGGACTCGTCACCGCAGCCCACGACCTCTCCGAGGGTGGACTGGCGCAGGCTGTCGTCGAAGCCGCGCTGGCCGGTGAAACCGGTTGCCGCATCCTGATTCCCGAGGGCGCCGATCCGTTCGTCACGCTGTTCTCGGAATCGTCGGGACGCGTCCTGGTTGCGGTTCCGCGCACCGAAGAGACCCGCTTCACCGGAATGTGCACCGCTCGCGGCTTGCCGTGGACGCGTATCGGCGTCGTCGACGAGGGCAGCGACTCGGTCGAGGTCCAGGGACACTTCTCCGTCACGATGGCCAAGCTCCGCGAGGCCTTCGAGGGAACGCTGCCCGCATTGTTCGGGTGA